From one Nonomuraea polychroma genomic stretch:
- a CDS encoding Rne/Rng family ribonuclease, translating to MLDNEPNAGATGPDGETTEQTKVTTRRRSASRPAGPPPEPPEEPASVPVTVIAAQTAPSVVEGPPVQRTVAQRAAGEPDPDILAAAEGANGAVGATSVPVAGTTGGEVAGAGEAEVESPVEGVLAEAVAEAEEKPKRATRTRSTATTSRRRTTKAAEAQTEEAAAPAEAGSEAPVKRRRTTRKKAEPEEIVAPEAPAAVEEAVAEESAGARDVEAAVAAAASLAAPEVAQAGEAAAEAAADAEAGAPRARRTRTRAGRGAAARAVTGAEEPEAAVAGAETTKGAGEVRAADSGAGVEDEEDIIEILPEDEPLDDEPAGEDLDEEPVRSSLLADPFGLTARRQDEPGTAFQRPAAIFAPLFQAPDPSQAKPAAVRRPEPQPAVSAEPEEAEEPVEEVVSEDEADVDTSDELEEEGGGRRRRRRRGGRGRGKARERDEAEDSEESEEETDEEQGEEAQDEESSTSRRRRRRRRRGSDEIPEPASDDPPNTVVRIRAPRSGRATSLDTATDGVQSVRGSTRLEAKKQRRREGRELGRRRPPIITESEFLARRESVDRMMVVRRNGDRTQIAVLEDGVLVEHYVNREASQSYVGNVYLGKVQNVLPSMEAAFVDIGKGRNAVLYAGEVNFDTAGMEGQPKRIESALKSGQSVLVQVTKDPIGHKGARLTSQISLPGRYLVYVPDGSMTGISRKLPDKERTRLKSILKKVMPENAGVIVRTAAEGASEDELARDVARLSAQWESIQKKAKSASPPELLSAEPDLTIRVVRDVFNEDFTSLVVQGEEAWDTVDDYVKYVAPHLAERLSKWDGEQGGGDVFESYRIDEQLAKAMDRKVWLPSGGSLVIDRTEAMTVVDVNTGKFTGHGGNLEETVTRNNLEAAEEIVRQLRLRDIGGIIVIDFIDMVLESNRDLVLRRLLECLARDRTKHQVAEVTSLGLVQMTRKRVGQGLLEAFSTPCECCNGRGLLISAEPVETKPEPRGTQGKMAVEKAVSDKVSAAKDSAGRDTVTGALEDVPAEDDQAGQTSGRGRRRSRRAKSAE from the coding sequence ATGCTCGATAACGAGCCCAACGCCGGGGCCACTGGCCCTGACGGGGAGACAACTGAACAGACCAAGGTGACCACGCGCCGCCGCTCCGCCAGCCGTCCGGCCGGTCCGCCGCCCGAACCGCCCGAGGAGCCGGCGTCCGTTCCGGTCACCGTTATCGCCGCGCAGACCGCGCCTTCGGTCGTCGAGGGGCCGCCGGTGCAGCGCACCGTCGCGCAGCGTGCTGCCGGCGAGCCTGATCCTGACATTCTCGCTGCCGCTGAGGGTGCCAACGGCGCCGTCGGCGCTACGTCCGTCCCCGTTGCCGGCACGACCGGTGGCGAGGTCGCCGGTGCTGGTGAGGCCGAGGTCGAGAGCCCGGTCGAGGGTGTCCTGGCCGAGGCCGTCGCCGAGGCCGAGGAGAAGCCCAAGAGGGCCACGAGGACGCGGTCCACCGCGACCACATCGCGGCGGCGCACTACGAAGGCAGCCGAGGCCCAGACCGAAGAGGCGGCAGCGCCCGCCGAGGCCGGTTCCGAGGCGCCCGTGAAGCGGCGCAGGACCACGCGCAAGAAGGCAGAGCCGGAAGAGATCGTGGCACCCGAGGCTCCCGCGGCCGTCGAAGAGGCGGTTGCGGAGGAGTCGGCCGGGGCCCGTGACGTCGAGGCCGCTGTAGCCGCGGCCGCGTCCCTCGCTGCGCCCGAGGTGGCGCAGGCCGGTGAAGCGGCGGCCGAGGCCGCTGCTGACGCGGAGGCGGGGGCGCCAAGGGCCCGTCGCACGAGGACGCGGGCCGGTCGCGGCGCTGCGGCGCGGGCGGTGACCGGTGCCGAGGAGCCCGAGGCGGCGGTCGCCGGTGCCGAGACGACCAAGGGCGCCGGTGAGGTCCGGGCTGCGGATTCCGGCGCCGGCGTCGAGGACGAAGAGGACATCATCGAGATCCTTCCCGAGGACGAGCCGCTCGACGACGAGCCCGCGGGCGAGGACCTCGACGAGGAGCCCGTGCGTTCGAGCCTGCTCGCCGACCCGTTCGGACTGACGGCACGCAGGCAGGACGAGCCGGGCACCGCGTTCCAGCGGCCGGCTGCCATCTTCGCGCCGCTGTTCCAAGCGCCCGACCCGAGCCAGGCCAAGCCCGCGGCGGTCAGGCGGCCCGAGCCGCAGCCCGCCGTCAGCGCAGAGCCCGAGGAGGCGGAGGAGCCGGTCGAAGAGGTCGTGAGCGAGGACGAGGCCGACGTCGACACCTCCGATGAGCTGGAGGAGGAAGGCGGCGGCAGGCGCCGTCGCCGCCGCCGTGGCGGCCGCGGCCGTGGCAAGGCCCGCGAGCGCGACGAGGCCGAGGACAGCGAGGAGTCCGAGGAGGAGACCGACGAGGAGCAGGGCGAGGAGGCCCAGGACGAGGAGTCCTCCACGTCGCGTCGCCGCCGTCGCCGTCGCCGTCGCGGCTCCGACGAGATCCCCGAGCCGGCCAGCGACGACCCGCCGAACACGGTGGTGCGCATCCGCGCGCCGCGCTCCGGCCGTGCGACCTCGCTCGACACCGCCACCGACGGCGTGCAGAGCGTGCGCGGCTCCACCAGGTTGGAAGCCAAGAAGCAGCGCCGCCGCGAGGGCCGTGAGCTGGGCCGCAGGCGCCCGCCGATCATCACGGAGTCGGAGTTCCTGGCCCGCCGCGAGTCCGTGGACCGGATGATGGTGGTGCGCCGCAACGGCGACCGCACGCAGATCGCGGTGCTGGAGGACGGCGTGCTCGTCGAGCACTACGTCAACCGCGAGGCCAGCCAGTCCTATGTGGGCAACGTCTACCTCGGCAAGGTGCAGAACGTGCTGCCGTCGATGGAGGCGGCGTTCGTGGACATCGGCAAGGGCAGGAACGCTGTCCTGTACGCCGGCGAGGTCAACTTCGACACCGCCGGAATGGAAGGCCAGCCCAAGCGGATCGAGTCGGCGCTGAAGTCGGGCCAGTCCGTGCTCGTGCAGGTCACCAAGGACCCGATCGGGCACAAGGGCGCGCGGCTCACGTCGCAGATCAGCCTGCCCGGACGCTACCTGGTCTACGTGCCCGACGGCTCGATGACCGGCATCAGCCGCAAGCTGCCCGACAAGGAGCGCACGCGGCTCAAGAGCATCCTGAAGAAGGTCATGCCGGAGAACGCCGGCGTGATCGTCCGCACCGCGGCCGAGGGCGCCTCCGAGGACGAGCTGGCCCGCGACGTGGCCCGGCTGTCCGCCCAGTGGGAGAGCATCCAGAAGAAGGCCAAGTCGGCGAGCCCGCCCGAGCTGTTGTCCGCCGAGCCCGACCTGACCATCAGGGTCGTGCGCGACGTCTTCAACGAGGACTTCACCTCGCTGGTCGTGCAGGGCGAGGAGGCCTGGGACACGGTCGACGACTACGTCAAGTACGTCGCGCCGCACCTGGCCGAGCGGCTGTCCAAGTGGGACGGCGAGCAGGGCGGCGGCGACGTCTTCGAGTCCTACCGGATCGACGAGCAGCTCGCCAAGGCAATGGACCGCAAGGTGTGGTTGCCGAGCGGCGGCTCGCTGGTGATCGACCGCACCGAGGCGATGACCGTCGTCGACGTCAACACCGGCAAGTTCACCGGCCACGGCGGCAACCTCGAGGAGACCGTCACCAGGAACAACCTGGAGGCGGCCGAGGAGATCGTGCGCCAGCTCCGGCTGCGCGACATCGGCGGCATCATCGTGATCGACTTCATCGACATGGTGCTGGAGTCGAACCGGGACCTGGTGCTGCGACGGCTCCTGGAGTGCCTGGCGCGCGACAGGACGAAGCATCAGGTGGCCGAGGTCACCTCGCTGGGACTGGTGCAGATGACGCGTAAGCGGGTCGGTCAGGGCCTCCTGGAGGCCTTCTCGACGCCGTGCGAGTGCTGCAACGGGCGTGGCCTGCTGATCTCCGCGGAGCCGGTCGAGACCAAGCCGGAGCCGCGCGGCACGCAGGGGAAGATGGCCGTCGAGAAGGCGGTCTCCGACAAGGTTTCCGCGGCCAAGGACTCCGCCGGTCGTGATACGGTGACCGGTGCGCTTGAAGACGTCCCGGCTGAGGACGACCAAGCCGGTCAGACTTCCGGCAGGGGGCGGCGACGCTCCCGCCGAGCCAAGTCCGCCGAGTAG
- a CDS encoding TIGR03936 family radical SAM-associated protein: protein MRYAKRGRLRFTSHRDISRAVERAVRRAGIPVAYSAGFSPHPKISYAGAAPTGVASEAEYLEIGVTTPCDPEQVRSGLDASLPPGLDVLDVVEAGQGGLADRLEVSDWEVRLPGADRELAEVAVEKFLAAGTVEVERLTKKGPRRFDAREAVLGLTVSEGTDRTAAQVPGRPCVILRMVVRHMTPAVRPDDVLTGLRLVADFAPPVPPEVTRLAQGPLDVSTGALADPLDLDRDKTRGGEAGPAGEHVAG from the coding sequence GTGCGTTACGCCAAGCGCGGCCGCCTGCGCTTCACCAGCCACCGCGACATCTCGCGGGCCGTCGAGAGGGCGGTCCGCCGTGCCGGTATACCGGTGGCCTACAGCGCGGGCTTCTCGCCCCACCCGAAGATCTCCTACGCGGGCGCGGCGCCGACCGGTGTCGCGAGCGAAGCCGAATACCTCGAGATCGGTGTCACCACGCCGTGCGACCCCGAGCAGGTCAGGTCCGGTCTGGACGCGTCACTGCCGCCGGGGCTCGATGTGCTCGACGTCGTGGAGGCGGGTCAGGGTGGGCTGGCCGACCGCTTGGAGGTCTCCGACTGGGAGGTGCGGCTGCCTGGTGCCGATCGCGAGCTCGCCGAGGTGGCGGTGGAGAAGTTTCTCGCGGCGGGCACCGTGGAGGTCGAGCGCCTCACCAAGAAGGGCCCCCGTCGCTTCGACGCGCGAGAGGCCGTCCTGGGGCTGACGGTGTCCGAGGGAACAGACAGAACTGCAGCTCAAGTGCCTGGACGACCGTGTGTCATACTGCGCATGGTTGTTCGGCACATGACGCCTGCCGTTCGACCCGACGATGTGCTCACAGGGCTGCGCCTTGTGGCCGACTTCGCGCCGCCGGTTCCCCCCGAGGTGACCAGGCTGGCGCAGGGGCCGCTCGACGTCAGCACCGGTGCGCTTGCCGACCCGCTCGACCTGGACCGCGACAAAACGCGCGGCGGCGAGGCGGGCCCGGCGGGTGAGCACGTCGCCGGTTAA
- a CDS encoding TIGR03960 family B12-binding radical SAM protein, translating into MPVESIFHRLEALLPKVQKPIQYVGGELNSTVKDWDSADVRWALMYPDAYEVGLPNQGVAILYEILNELPRTLAERTYAVWPDLEALMRAEGVPQFTVDAHRPVRAFDVLGVSFSTELGYTNMLTALDLAGIPLRAVDRGEDDPIVIAGGHAAFNPEPIADFLDAAVLGDGEQISIAITEVVREWKAEGRPGGRDELLMRLAESGGVYVPKFYDVDYHPDGRIKRVAPNRPEVPWRVHKHTVMDLDEWPYPKKPLVPLAETVHERFSVEIFRGCTRGCRFCQAGMITRPVRERSITTIGAMVENGVKESGFNEVGLLSLSSADHSEIGDIAKGLANRYEGTNTSLSLPSTRVDAFNIDLANEFSRNGRRSGLTFAPEGGSERMRKVINKMVTEEDLIRTVTTAYSQGWRQVKLYFMCGLPTETDEDVLGIADLAKKVIKAGREATGSRDIRCTVSIGGFVPKPHTPFQWAGQADHETVDRRLRALRDALRSDKEYGRAIGYRYHDGKPSIVEGLLSRGDRRVGAVIRAVWEDGGRFDGWSEHFSYERWMAAAEKAGIDVDWYTTREREENEVLPWDHLDAGLDREWLWQDWQEAVSGGEVEDCRWTPCYDCGVCPTMGTEIQIGPTGRKLLPLTVV; encoded by the coding sequence ATGCCTGTCGAGTCGATTTTCCACCGTCTGGAAGCGCTGCTGCCCAAGGTGCAGAAGCCGATCCAGTATGTCGGGGGTGAGCTCAACTCGACCGTCAAGGACTGGGACTCCGCCGACGTGCGATGGGCGTTGATGTACCCGGACGCCTACGAGGTCGGGCTGCCCAACCAGGGCGTGGCGATCCTCTACGAGATCCTCAACGAGCTGCCCAGGACCCTGGCCGAGCGCACCTACGCCGTCTGGCCGGACCTCGAGGCACTCATGCGGGCCGAGGGCGTCCCGCAGTTCACCGTCGACGCGCACCGGCCGGTGCGGGCCTTCGACGTGCTCGGAGTGTCCTTCTCCACCGAGCTCGGCTACACCAACATGCTGACCGCCCTCGACCTGGCCGGCATCCCGCTGCGCGCGGTGGACCGGGGCGAGGACGATCCGATCGTGATCGCGGGCGGCCACGCGGCCTTCAACCCCGAGCCGATCGCCGACTTCCTCGACGCGGCCGTGCTTGGCGACGGCGAGCAGATCTCCATCGCCATCACCGAGGTCGTCCGTGAGTGGAAGGCCGAGGGCCGGCCCGGCGGCCGGGACGAGCTGCTGATGCGGCTGGCCGAGTCCGGCGGCGTCTACGTGCCCAAGTTCTACGACGTCGACTATCACCCGGACGGGCGCATCAAGCGTGTCGCGCCCAACCGGCCCGAGGTGCCGTGGCGGGTGCACAAGCACACCGTGATGGACCTGGACGAGTGGCCTTATCCGAAGAAGCCGCTGGTCCCGCTGGCGGAGACGGTGCACGAGCGGTTCAGCGTGGAGATCTTCCGCGGCTGCACCCGCGGGTGCCGGTTCTGCCAGGCCGGCATGATCACGCGCCCGGTGCGCGAGCGCTCCATCACCACGATCGGCGCGATGGTCGAAAACGGCGTCAAGGAGTCCGGTTTCAACGAGGTCGGTCTGCTGTCGCTGTCGTCGGCGGACCACTCCGAGATCGGCGACATCGCCAAGGGCCTGGCCAACCGCTACGAGGGCACCAACACCTCGCTGTCGTTGCCCTCGACCCGGGTCGACGCCTTCAACATCGACCTGGCCAACGAGTTCTCCAGGAACGGCAGGCGCTCGGGCCTGACGTTCGCACCCGAGGGCGGCTCGGAGCGGATGCGTAAGGTGATCAACAAGATGGTCACCGAGGAGGACTTGATCCGCACCGTCACCACCGCGTATTCGCAGGGGTGGCGGCAGGTCAAGCTCTACTTCATGTGCGGGTTGCCCACTGAGACCGACGAGGACGTGCTCGGCATCGCCGACCTGGCCAAGAAGGTCATCAAGGCGGGCAGGGAGGCCACCGGCAGCCGCGACATCCGCTGCACCGTCTCCATCGGCGGCTTCGTGCCCAAGCCGCACACGCCGTTCCAATGGGCGGGTCAGGCCGACCACGAGACCGTCGACCGGCGGCTCAGGGCGCTGCGTGACGCGCTCAGGAGCGACAAGGAATACGGCCGGGCCATCGGCTACCGCTACCACGACGGCAAACCCTCGATCGTGGAGGGCCTGCTGTCGCGTGGCGACCGCCGGGTCGGCGCCGTGATCCGCGCCGTCTGGGAGGACGGCGGCAGGTTCGACGGCTGGAGCGAGCACTTCTCCTACGAGCGCTGGATGGCGGCCGCCGAGAAGGCCGGCATCGACGTGGACTGGTACACCACGCGCGAGCGGGAGGAAAACGAGGTCCTTCCGTGGGACCACCTCGACGCCGGGCTCGACCGCGAATGGTTGTGGCAGGACTGGCAGGAGGCGGTCTCCGGCGGTGAGGTCGAGGACTGCCGCTGGACTCCGTGCTACGACTGCGGTGTCTGCCCGACCATGGGCACCGAAATCCAAATCGGCCCCACGGGGCGAAAACTCCTTCCTCTTACGGTGGTTTAG
- the rodA gene encoding rod shape-determining protein RodA — MSTRTAVVRRPSLLRRMAQENSKVRRLDGLMLVAVAGLCVIGTLLVWSSTRTWAPGATGLVKKHLLNEIIGVVLCAVVATVDYRAMRAYAPLVFLLSLVGLGLVLTPLGATINGSHSWILLGGGFAVQPSEFAKVGLVLIIAMLLAQPAEGTDRPRWLDVVLALVASAITMGMVMLQPDLGTAMVLAVIMVSGLIIGGVRKRVIAAMTLVAAAGVFVVFYFQMLEPYQVARFTAFVDPSVDPRGVGYNSTQSLIAIGSGQLLGKGLLGGGQTTGRFVPEQHTDFIFTVAGEEFGFLGSVTVVLLLGVVLVRGLKIARRCEDRFGTLVAGTIVCWFAFQSFINVGMTIGIMPITGLPLPFVSYGGTATFANLIAVGLLQAIKVRGQSFN; from the coding sequence ATGAGCACCCGTACCGCCGTCGTCCGGCGCCCCTCGCTCCTTCGGCGGATGGCGCAGGAAAACTCGAAGGTACGCAGACTCGACGGGTTGATGCTGGTCGCGGTGGCCGGGCTGTGCGTGATCGGCACCCTGCTCGTGTGGTCGTCCACCAGGACTTGGGCGCCTGGAGCCACGGGCCTGGTGAAGAAGCACCTGCTCAATGAGATCATCGGGGTGGTGCTGTGCGCCGTGGTGGCCACGGTCGACTACCGGGCGATGCGGGCCTACGCGCCGCTGGTGTTCCTGCTGTCGTTGGTGGGGCTGGGGCTGGTGCTCACGCCGCTGGGGGCGACGATCAACGGGTCGCATTCGTGGATCCTGCTGGGCGGGGGATTCGCGGTGCAGCCGTCGGAGTTCGCCAAAGTGGGCCTGGTGCTGATCATCGCGATGCTGCTGGCGCAACCGGCCGAAGGCACTGATCGGCCGCGCTGGCTTGACGTGGTGCTGGCGCTCGTGGCCTCGGCGATCACGATGGGGATGGTCATGCTCCAGCCCGACCTCGGCACGGCCATGGTGCTGGCCGTGATCATGGTATCGGGGCTGATCATCGGGGGCGTGCGCAAGCGGGTGATCGCAGCGATGACCTTGGTGGCCGCCGCCGGGGTTTTCGTGGTGTTCTATTTCCAGATGCTGGAGCCGTACCAGGTGGCGCGGTTCACCGCGTTCGTCGATCCGAGCGTCGATCCGCGCGGCGTGGGCTACAACAGCACGCAGTCGCTGATCGCGATCGGCTCCGGGCAGTTGCTCGGCAAGGGGTTGCTCGGCGGCGGACAGACGACCGGCAGGTTCGTGCCCGAGCAGCACACCGACTTCATCTTCACGGTGGCGGGGGAGGAGTTCGGGTTCCTCGGGTCGGTCACGGTCGTGTTGCTGCTGGGCGTGGTGCTGGTGCGCGGGCTGAAGATCGCCAGAAGGTGCGAGGACCGGTTCGGGACGCTGGTCGCGGGGACGATCGTGTGCTGGTTCGCGTTCCAGTCGTTCATCAATGTCGGAATGACGATCGGGATCATGCCGATCACCGGGTTGCCGCTGCCGTTCGTGTCGTATGGCGGAACCGCGACATTCGCGAATCTCATTGCGGTTGGGCTGCTTCAAGCCATCAAGGTGCGCGGACAGTCGTTTAATTGA
- the mrdA gene encoding penicillin-binding protein 2 produces the protein MMRMRARLLVLHVLVVAMLVVLAVRLWQVQVVRGQEFVTRATETRTRAVIVPAVRGQILDSSGRPLVRNKTALVVSVDRARLSRMRDEGVTVLRKLSAVLGTPVADLQQRITPCGPGVGKPCWTGSPYQPVPLDEKIDPRKALQILERQEEFPGVTAEIHSVRQYPGGRAGAQMLGYLQPVTEQELEKREGLKASFSGVDLAGRDGLEYVYDDALRGKSGLRRVQVDRMGKALGVEEQVTPIPGDHLVTSIDSRIQAITERALNKAMKSAPAADGGAGVVLDARTGRVVALASAPGYDPAIWGGGISARGYQWLLSEKSGKPLVSRAINGQFAPGSTFKISSVAAMLRAGYPLNGKYGCPGSYTVGGRAFNNFRGIALGTLDLHTALVKSCDTIFYRAAYEQYLKDGGRHPKKKPKEVFANMARAFGFGSPTGVDLPGESAGRIPDRAWKKDLWNQTSATNCERSRKGYPEVKDRARAEFLKRLALENCTEGFLLRPGDSANFSIGQGDVLVTPMQLARAYMALVSDGKLRSPRIGWAQVRPDGKVVRTFPVPVVGKLPLSEKERLYIKNALSQVAQDGTAAGAFAGFPMDKVRIGGKTGTAEVWGKKDTSWFASFAPTKNPQYVVVVMVSQGGMGSQTAAPAVREIYEGIYGIKRPAAVPGGKLTTKLPTFRPDGTVIPG, from the coding sequence ATGATGAGGATGCGAGCCCGGTTGCTGGTGCTGCACGTGCTGGTGGTGGCAATGCTCGTCGTGCTGGCCGTGCGCCTGTGGCAGGTGCAGGTCGTACGCGGGCAGGAGTTCGTGACGCGGGCGACGGAGACCAGGACACGGGCCGTGATCGTGCCGGCCGTGCGCGGGCAGATCCTCGACTCGTCGGGACGGCCGCTGGTGCGCAACAAGACTGCGCTCGTCGTGTCCGTGGACCGTGCCAGGCTGTCGCGGATGCGCGACGAGGGCGTGACGGTGCTGCGCAAGTTGTCCGCGGTGCTCGGCACACCGGTGGCGGACCTGCAGCAGCGGATCACGCCGTGCGGGCCGGGAGTGGGCAAACCGTGCTGGACGGGGTCGCCGTACCAGCCCGTTCCGCTGGACGAGAAGATCGACCCGCGGAAGGCGCTGCAGATCCTGGAGCGGCAGGAGGAGTTTCCTGGCGTGACGGCGGAGATCCACTCGGTCCGGCAATACCCCGGCGGCCGGGCGGGCGCTCAGATGCTCGGCTACCTGCAGCCGGTGACCGAGCAGGAGCTGGAGAAACGGGAAGGGCTCAAAGCCAGCTTCTCGGGCGTGGACCTGGCCGGGCGTGACGGGCTCGAATACGTCTACGACGACGCGCTGCGCGGCAAGTCGGGGCTGCGCCGGGTTCAGGTCGACCGGATGGGCAAGGCGCTCGGTGTGGAGGAGCAGGTGACGCCCATCCCCGGGGATCACCTGGTGACCAGCATCGACTCACGGATTCAGGCCATCACCGAGAGGGCGCTGAACAAGGCGATGAAGAGCGCGCCCGCGGCCGACGGCGGCGCCGGGGTGGTGCTGGACGCGCGCACGGGGCGGGTGGTGGCGCTGGCCAGCGCGCCCGGGTACGACCCGGCGATCTGGGGCGGAGGGATCTCGGCGCGTGGCTACCAGTGGCTGCTGTCGGAGAAGTCGGGCAAGCCGCTGGTGTCGAGGGCGATCAACGGCCAGTTCGCGCCGGGGTCCACGTTCAAGATCTCCTCCGTCGCGGCGATGTTGCGGGCGGGCTATCCGCTCAACGGCAAGTACGGCTGCCCCGGCTCGTACACGGTGGGCGGCCGGGCCTTCAACAACTTCCGCGGCATCGCGCTGGGCACCCTCGACCTGCACACGGCGCTGGTCAAGTCGTGCGACACGATCTTCTACCGGGCGGCCTACGAGCAATACCTCAAGGATGGCGGGCGACACCCGAAGAAGAAGCCGAAAGAGGTGTTCGCCAACATGGCGAGGGCGTTCGGGTTCGGCAGTCCGACCGGCGTGGACCTGCCCGGCGAGTCCGCCGGCCGCATCCCCGACCGGGCCTGGAAGAAGGACCTGTGGAACCAGACCAGCGCCACCAACTGCGAGCGGTCGCGCAAGGGATATCCCGAGGTGAAGGACCGGGCGCGGGCCGAGTTCCTCAAGCGGCTGGCGCTGGAGAACTGCACCGAGGGTTTCCTGCTGCGGCCCGGTGACTCGGCCAACTTCTCCATCGGGCAGGGCGACGTGCTGGTCACGCCGATGCAGCTGGCCAGGGCGTACATGGCGCTGGTGAGCGACGGGAAGCTCCGCAGCCCGCGCATCGGATGGGCGCAGGTGCGGCCCGACGGCAAAGTGGTCAGGACCTTCCCCGTGCCGGTGGTCGGCAAGCTGCCGCTCAGCGAGAAGGAACGCCTCTACATCAAGAACGCACTGAGCCAGGTCGCCCAGGATGGCACCGCGGCGGGTGCGTTCGCCGGATTCCCGATGGACAAGGTCCGCATCGGCGGCAAGACCGGCACCGCGGAGGTGTGGGGCAAGAAGGACACCTCGTGGTTCGCGTCGTTCGCACCGACGAAGAACCCGCAGTACGTGGTGGTCGTCATGGTCTCCCAGGGTGGGATGGGCTCGCAGACCGCGGCGCCGGCCGTACGGGAGATCTATGAGGGCATTTACGGCATCAAGCGTCCGGCGGCCGTGCCCGGCGGGAAGCTGACGACCAAGCTGCCGACGTTCCGTCCGGACGGGACGGTGATCCCGGGATGA
- the mreD gene encoding rod shape-determining protein MreD: protein MIGGVSVLLALLAQVMLVNRVPLPAGGAPDLVLLAVVGASLGRGAASGAMLGFFAGLLVDIMPPTAHLLGQYAFVLALVGYIAGRGAGGPVTTVVLCVLLAPLLAATVGMLISDPRVTLSTLIEQVPVTVVYTLVVSPIVIWLTTRGRQPRYST, encoded by the coding sequence GTGATCGGCGGGGTCTCCGTGCTGCTGGCGTTGCTGGCGCAGGTGATGCTGGTCAATAGGGTGCCGCTGCCGGCCGGTGGCGCACCTGACCTGGTGTTGCTGGCCGTCGTCGGCGCCTCGCTGGGGCGCGGGGCCGCGTCCGGGGCCATGCTCGGGTTCTTCGCGGGGCTGCTGGTCGACATCATGCCGCCGACCGCCCATCTGTTGGGACAGTACGCGTTCGTGCTGGCGCTCGTCGGCTACATCGCCGGGCGCGGCGCGGGCGGACCGGTGACGACCGTGGTGTTGTGCGTGCTGCTGGCGCCGCTACTTGCCGCCACCGTGGGGATGCTGATCTCCGATCCCCGGGTGACCCTGTCCACGCTGATCGAGCAGGTGCCCGTCACCGTCGTGTACACACTGGTCGTCTCCCCGATCGTGATCTGGCTGACCACACGCGGCAGACAGCCGAGGTATTCGACATGA